The Streptomyces luteogriseus genome includes a window with the following:
- a CDS encoding AIM24 family protein: MTQQLAGHAPAPVTARMENHGNHMLKVAMQTGNDLLARVGSMVAYEGFVQYEPNPPAVRQIAKDWLTGEGAPLMKCSGDGLLYLADYGANVVVINLNGDGISVNATNLLAFDAHLTWGVERVKGLAKFAGQGLWNTKISGQGWVALTSRGKPIVVDCGGGEDETYVDPDALVAWSPNLKVKGKRSFRAQSLIGRGSGEAYQMAFSGQGIVVVQPSEDSTDRLRVRG, from the coding sequence ATGACACAGCAGCTCGCGGGCCACGCCCCCGCACCCGTCACCGCCCGCATGGAGAACCACGGCAACCACATGCTGAAGGTCGCCATGCAGACCGGGAACGACCTCCTCGCGCGCGTGGGGTCGATGGTCGCCTACGAAGGGTTCGTCCAGTACGAGCCCAACCCGCCCGCCGTGCGCCAGATCGCCAAGGACTGGCTGACCGGCGAGGGCGCGCCCCTGATGAAGTGCTCCGGCGACGGCCTGCTCTACCTCGCCGACTACGGGGCGAACGTCGTCGTGATCAACCTCAACGGCGACGGCATCTCCGTCAACGCCACCAACCTGCTCGCCTTCGACGCCCACCTCACGTGGGGCGTGGAGCGGGTCAAGGGCCTGGCGAAGTTCGCCGGGCAGGGCCTGTGGAACACCAAGATCTCCGGGCAGGGCTGGGTCGCGCTGACCTCCCGGGGCAAGCCCATCGTCGTCGACTGCGGAGGCGGCGAGGACGAGACCTACGTCGACCCCGACGCGCTCGTCGCCTGGTCCCCGAACCTCAAGGTGAAGGGCAAGCGCAGCTTCCGGGCCCAGTCGCTGATCGGCCGCGGCAGCGGCGAGGCCTACCAGATGGCCTTCTCCGGTCAGGGCATCGTCGTCGTCCAGCCCAGCGAGGACAGCACCGACCGCCTCCGGGTCCGGGGCTGA
- a CDS encoding AIM24 family protein gives MQSPIFAYNEQQTQERWSLQNKQMLRVALEGHDDILARKGTMVAYQGLVEFDAEFQSNQQSRARAQTGEGLDLMRCHGQGTVYLANLKQHVHVMEVDQDGLTVDSSYVLAMDSSLHHDVIAVDSLYGISGSGKYQLNISGRGKVALMTSGMPLLLQVTPDKYVNCDADAIVAWSTGLRVQMQAQTHSSGVWRRRGSTGEGWELSFMGTGFALVQPSELLPPQNAQIGSGLAAQYGMGQQGARGQNQGNAWS, from the coding sequence ATGCAGAGCCCGATTTTCGCCTACAACGAGCAGCAGACCCAGGAACGCTGGAGCCTGCAGAACAAGCAGATGCTGCGCGTTGCCCTGGAGGGCCACGACGACATCCTGGCCCGCAAGGGCACGATGGTCGCCTACCAGGGCCTCGTCGAGTTCGACGCCGAGTTCCAGAGCAACCAGCAGTCACGCGCGCGTGCGCAGACCGGGGAGGGCCTGGACCTCATGCGCTGCCACGGGCAGGGCACGGTCTACCTCGCCAACCTCAAGCAGCACGTCCACGTCATGGAGGTGGACCAGGACGGCCTCACCGTCGACAGCAGCTACGTGCTGGCGATGGACTCCTCCCTGCACCACGACGTCATCGCCGTGGACAGCCTGTACGGCATCTCCGGCTCCGGGAAGTACCAGCTCAACATCTCGGGCCGGGGCAAGGTCGCCCTGATGACCTCCGGGATGCCGCTGCTGCTGCAGGTGACGCCGGACAAGTACGTCAACTGCGACGCCGACGCGATCGTCGCCTGGTCGACGGGCCTGCGGGTGCAGATGCAGGCCCAGACGCACTCCTCCGGGGTGTGGCGACGGCGTGGCAGCACCGGCGAGGGCTGGGAGCTGAGCTTCATGGGCACCGGCTTCGCGCTCGTCCAGCCGAGCGAACTGCTGCCGCCGCAGAACGCCCAGATCGGCTCGGGTCTCGCCGCGCAGTACGGCATGGGCCAGCAGGGAGCGCGGGGACAGAACCAGGGCAACGCCTGGAGCTGA
- a CDS encoding zinc-dependent metalloprotease, producing MSDTPFGFGLPPEEPDDGDEGKKKDQESGGGQGPANPFGFGGLPGAGGFGGGPGGPGGPGADNPFAAMFGSLNPTDLGAAFQQLGQMLSYEGGPVNWDMAKQIARQTVSQGSPDGTKDASVGPADRKGVEEAVRLADLWLDDATSLPSGAASAVAWSRAEWVEATLPAWKELVDPVAERVGNAMGDVLPEEMQAMAGPLIGMMRSMGGAMFGTQIGQAVGVLAGEVVGSSDIGLPLGPAGKAALLPVNIETFGKDLSVPQEEVRLYLALREAAHQRLFAHVPWLRSHLFGAVDGYARGIKVDTAKLEDVVGQFDPQNPEQLQEALQQGMFQPEDTPEQKAALARLETALALVEGWVDAVVHAAAKPRLASADALRETLRRRRASGGPAEQTFATLIGLELRPRRLRDASRLWASLTDARGVDGRDALWHHPDMLPTATDLDDPDGFVHREQIDFSELDKMLGEAADKPDLKKKDAGEDEAEDKNKGDDAG from the coding sequence GTGAGTGACACCCCATTCGGATTCGGCCTTCCGCCGGAGGAGCCGGACGACGGCGACGAGGGCAAGAAGAAGGACCAGGAGAGCGGTGGTGGTCAGGGACCGGCCAACCCGTTCGGATTTGGCGGCCTGCCCGGAGCCGGAGGCTTCGGCGGAGGCCCCGGTGGCCCCGGTGGCCCTGGTGCGGACAATCCGTTCGCAGCCATGTTCGGGTCGCTGAACCCCACCGACCTGGGCGCCGCGTTCCAGCAGCTGGGCCAGATGCTCTCCTACGAGGGCGGCCCGGTGAACTGGGACATGGCCAAGCAGATCGCCCGCCAGACGGTCTCCCAGGGCAGTCCTGACGGCACCAAGGACGCCAGCGTCGGCCCCGCCGACCGCAAGGGCGTCGAGGAAGCCGTCCGCCTGGCCGACCTGTGGCTCGACGATGCCACGTCGCTGCCCTCCGGCGCCGCCTCCGCGGTGGCCTGGAGCCGCGCGGAGTGGGTCGAGGCGACCCTGCCCGCCTGGAAGGAGCTCGTCGACCCGGTGGCCGAGCGCGTCGGCAACGCCATGGGCGACGTCCTGCCGGAAGAGATGCAGGCCATGGCCGGCCCGCTGATCGGCATGATGCGCTCGATGGGCGGCGCGATGTTCGGCACGCAGATCGGGCAGGCCGTCGGTGTACTGGCCGGAGAGGTCGTCGGCTCGTCCGACATCGGCCTTCCGCTCGGCCCGGCCGGCAAGGCCGCGCTGCTGCCGGTGAACATCGAGACGTTCGGCAAGGACCTGAGCGTTCCCCAGGAGGAGGTGCGGCTGTATCTCGCCCTGCGCGAGGCCGCCCACCAGCGCCTCTTCGCGCACGTGCCGTGGCTGCGTTCGCATCTGTTCGGTGCGGTCGACGGCTACGCCCGCGGGATCAAGGTCGACACGGCCAAGCTGGAGGACGTGGTCGGCCAGTTCGACCCGCAGAACCCGGAGCAGCTGCAGGAGGCCCTCCAGCAGGGCATGTTCCAGCCGGAGGACACGCCCGAGCAGAAGGCGGCCCTGGCCCGTCTGGAGACGGCACTGGCGCTCGTGGAGGGCTGGGTGGACGCGGTGGTCCACGCCGCCGCCAAGCCGCGTCTGGCGTCCGCCGACGCCCTGCGCGAGACGCTGCGCCGCCGCCGCGCCTCGGGCGGTCCCGCCGAGCAGACGTTCGCCACGCTGATCGGCCTGGAGCTGCGCCCGCGTCGTCTGCGGGACGCCTCCCGTCTGTGGGCCTCGCTCACGGACGCGCGCGGTGTCGACGGCCGGGACGCCCTGTGGCACCACCCGGACATGCTGCCGACGGCGACCGACCTGGACGACCCGGACGGTTTCGTGCACCGCGAGCAGATCGACTTCTCCGAGCTGGACAAGATGCTCGGCGAGGCGGCGGACAAGCCCGACCTGAAGAAGAAGGACGCGGGCGAGGACGAGGCCGAGGACAAGAACAAGGGCGACGACGCCGGGTGA
- a CDS encoding M48 metallopeptidase family protein, with the protein MPADPLHRAGTPHRSTTSQPPSGSGASAIEVRRSARRRRTVSAYREGDRTVVLIPARMSEAEEQRWVNVMLDKLAAQESKRALGDAELAERARRLSDQYFDGRARPVSVRWVTNQNTRWGSCTPAEGSIRLSHRLQGMPEYVVDYVLVHELAHLLVPGHGPRFWELLTAYPRTERARGYLEGVVAAERLPHVPGARGESPAG; encoded by the coding sequence GTGCCCGCCGACCCACTGCACCGCGCCGGAACGCCACACCGCAGCACGACGAGCCAGCCGCCGAGCGGCTCGGGGGCGAGCGCGATCGAGGTCCGCAGGAGCGCCCGCCGACGCAGAACGGTCTCCGCGTACCGCGAGGGCGATCGCACCGTGGTGCTCATCCCCGCCCGCATGTCCGAGGCGGAGGAGCAGCGCTGGGTGAACGTCATGCTCGACAAGCTGGCCGCCCAGGAGAGCAAGCGGGCCCTCGGAGACGCCGAGCTGGCCGAGCGGGCCCGACGCCTGTCGGACCAGTACTTCGACGGACGGGCCCGGCCCGTGTCGGTGCGGTGGGTGACCAACCAGAACACGCGCTGGGGGTCCTGCACCCCCGCCGAGGGCAGCATCCGCCTCTCGCACCGCCTCCAGGGCATGCCCGAGTACGTCGTCGACTACGTCCTCGTCCACGAACTCGCCCACCTGCTCGTCCCCGGACACGGACCACGCTTCTGGGAACTCCTCACGGCCTATCCGCGCACGGAGCGGGCCCGGGGATACCTCGAAGGCGTGGTAGCCGCCGAGCGGTTGCCCCATGTACCCGGCGCGCGGGGTGAGAGCCCCGCGGGGTGA
- a CDS encoding ThiF family adenylyltransferase — translation MHPMVKPALRRGWRDLNTVQFGMTPAHAMTLGPMDLATGSFLDLLNGTRGLELLREEGRRTGLPDGHVDGLVRGLARAGLLDDARGGGPAADVLRKKTEVLDRLRPDLASLSLTTSAPGDAIGQLAARRSQRVRVRGAGRVGAVLASLLAGAGVGEVDVLDGGCVEPWDVAPGGLPAESVGDRRDESARRAVRRAAPDRPPRRASAQACPGAGDPGFSLVILAPRDDVAVHAPDPAAAEPLMAAGTPHLYAGVVEGTGVVGPLVLPGETSCARCLQEGRADRDPAWPRLVAQWRSGRQRQVRPCDLTLATTVAGLAAAHALAFLDGHIPSSAGARWEVSVPGLRWHARPIRAHPECPCAAVERGKGEHLSEEGESHETMAVQRPSEQCREAEAERPAGTWRAHV, via the coding sequence ATGCATCCGATGGTGAAACCCGCGCTCAGGCGCGGCTGGCGCGACCTCAACACCGTGCAGTTCGGGATGACACCGGCTCATGCGATGACGCTCGGCCCGATGGACCTGGCGACGGGCAGCTTCCTCGACCTGCTGAACGGCACGCGCGGGCTGGAGCTTCTGCGTGAGGAGGGACGTCGTACGGGCCTGCCCGACGGTCATGTCGACGGGCTGGTGCGGGGGCTCGCTCGGGCCGGGCTGCTGGACGACGCCCGGGGCGGAGGGCCGGCCGCCGACGTCCTGCGGAAGAAGACGGAGGTCCTGGACCGGCTGCGCCCCGACCTGGCCTCCCTGTCCCTGACGACCTCGGCACCCGGCGACGCGATCGGGCAGCTGGCGGCCCGGCGCTCGCAGCGCGTGCGGGTACGGGGCGCGGGCCGGGTGGGTGCAGTTCTGGCCTCGCTCCTGGCCGGAGCGGGCGTGGGCGAGGTGGACGTACTCGACGGTGGCTGTGTGGAGCCGTGGGACGTCGCGCCGGGCGGGCTTCCGGCGGAGTCCGTCGGTGATCGCAGGGACGAGTCGGCCCGCCGTGCCGTGCGCCGGGCGGCCCCGGACCGGCCGCCGCGCCGCGCATCGGCTCAGGCCTGCCCGGGGGCGGGCGACCCGGGATTCTCACTGGTGATCCTCGCTCCGCGGGACGATGTCGCCGTGCACGCGCCCGACCCGGCCGCCGCCGAGCCGCTGATGGCTGCCGGGACACCCCATCTGTACGCCGGTGTGGTGGAGGGGACCGGCGTGGTCGGCCCTCTCGTGCTGCCCGGGGAGACGAGCTGCGCGAGGTGCCTGCAGGAGGGCCGCGCCGACCGGGACCCGGCCTGGCCGCGCCTGGTCGCCCAGTGGCGCTCCGGCAGGCAGCGGCAGGTCCGGCCCTGCGACCTGACGCTGGCCACGACCGTGGCCGGCCTCGCGGCCGCGCACGCGCTCGCTTTCCTCGACGGCCATATCCCGTCGAGCGCCGGAGCACGCTGGGAGGTCTCCGTCCCTGGTCTCCGCTGGCATGCGCGGCCGATCCGGGCCCATCCGGAATGCCCGTGCGCGGCGGTGGAGAGAGGAAAAGGGGAGCACCTCTCGGAGGAAGGGGAGTCGCACGAGACAATGGCTGTGCAACGGCCGTCGGAGCAGTGCCGTGAGGCAGAGGCGGAGCGGCCGGCTGGGACTTGGAGGGCGCATGTCTGA
- a CDS encoding TerD family protein, whose amino-acid sequence MAREFQRGHKARISDLTAGTDLYVGVQIGGPGLSFDISCFGLDADERLSDDRYFVFFNQPKSPEESIQLLGAQAGDTESFRVTLDRIPPQIQKLSFTATIDGAGQMSQIASGYIRIVAGGEEVARYSFNGSEFSTERAVMLGDFYLKDVWRFAAVGQGFDGGLDALLQNFGGEVAEEEAPAPAPQEPQTGAAPAFAPPAFGVPGTAEPAPASAPAAPPAPAPQPAAQGFAPPPGATPPPAPAPAPQVHAAPTIVAPLHTPPGGSQVPPPAPAPAPYPQPGQQPPQYGQVPGQTAPPPPGYGQPQAPHAPQAPQAPAPPPGYGQPTPPPGYGQQPPPFGQAPYGAPQGAPQGAPPQGPGVSAALQQFKETPTGQRWTQQNKKLVRVDLGIGGQPVLARQGSMVLYQGKVDFSYKGAGFAGRIVGNATGQEMQLMRCTGQGQVFLAENSTMLHPLELQGDAVCVSAENVLAFDETLTYEVRRIEGHGIPGGALFTMQFQGTGTIVVKTHGTPVVLPVTPTTFADCNAVVAWSAAAQVVVSSQVRMRRNSYPGDTGESVNLQFRGAPGNFIVVQPYEV is encoded by the coding sequence ATGGCCAGGGAATTCCAACGCGGCCACAAGGCCAGGATCAGTGACCTCACCGCGGGCACGGATCTGTACGTAGGTGTACAGATCGGCGGCCCCGGGCTGAGCTTCGACATCAGCTGCTTCGGCCTCGACGCCGACGAACGGCTCTCGGACGACCGGTACTTCGTCTTCTTCAACCAGCCGAAGTCCCCCGAGGAGTCCATTCAGCTCCTGGGCGCCCAAGCGGGCGACACGGAGTCCTTCCGGGTGACGCTCGACCGGATCCCGCCGCAGATCCAGAAGCTGTCCTTCACAGCGACGATCGACGGCGCCGGCCAGATGTCGCAGATCGCCTCCGGCTACATCCGCATCGTCGCGGGCGGCGAGGAGGTGGCGCGCTACTCCTTCAACGGCTCGGAGTTCTCCACCGAACGGGCCGTGATGCTGGGTGACTTCTACCTGAAGGACGTCTGGCGGTTCGCCGCGGTCGGGCAGGGCTTCGACGGCGGTCTGGACGCACTGCTGCAGAACTTCGGCGGCGAGGTGGCCGAGGAGGAGGCGCCCGCGCCCGCCCCGCAGGAGCCGCAGACGGGCGCCGCCCCGGCCTTCGCCCCGCCCGCGTTCGGCGTCCCCGGCACTGCGGAACCCGCCCCGGCGTCCGCACCGGCGGCGCCTCCGGCTCCCGCCCCCCAGCCCGCCGCGCAGGGCTTCGCGCCTCCGCCCGGCGCCACCCCGCCGCCGGCCCCGGCGCCCGCACCCCAGGTGCACGCCGCCCCGACCATCGTCGCGCCCTTGCACACCCCGCCCGGTGGCTCCCAGGTTCCGCCCCCCGCCCCGGCGCCCGCGCCGTACCCTCAGCCGGGCCAGCAGCCGCCGCAGTACGGCCAGGTCCCCGGTCAGACGGCCCCGCCGCCTCCCGGCTACGGCCAGCCCCAGGCACCTCATGCACCTCAGGCACCCCAGGCCCCGGCCCCGCCGCCCGGCTACGGCCAGCCCACCCCGCCCCCCGGCTACGGACAGCAGCCGCCGCCGTTCGGTCAGGCCCCCTACGGAGCCCCGCAGGGCGCCCCGCAGGGTGCTCCTCCCCAGGGCCCCGGTGTGTCCGCCGCGCTCCAGCAGTTCAAGGAGACCCCCACAGGGCAGCGCTGGACGCAGCAGAACAAGAAGCTCGTCCGCGTCGACCTCGGCATCGGCGGACAGCCCGTGCTGGCCCGGCAGGGCAGCATGGTGCTCTACCAGGGCAAGGTCGACTTCAGCTACAAGGGCGCCGGATTCGCCGGCCGGATCGTGGGCAACGCGACCGGCCAGGAGATGCAGCTGATGCGCTGCACAGGCCAGGGGCAGGTGTTCCTCGCCGAGAACTCGACCATGCTGCACCCCCTCGAGCTGCAGGGCGACGCAGTCTGCGTCTCCGCCGAGAACGTCCTCGCGTTCGACGAGACCCTCACCTACGAGGTCCGCCGCATCGAGGGCCACGGCATCCCCGGGGGCGCCCTGTTCACCATGCAGTTCCAGGGCACCGGCACCATCGTCGTGAAGACGCACGGCACGCCCGTGGTCCTGCCCGTCACGCCCACCACGTTCGCCGACTGCAACGCCGTGGTCGCCTGGTCGGCCGCAGCCCAGGTCGTCGTCTCCAGCCAGGTGCGGATGCGCCGCAACTCCTACCCCGGTGACACGGGGGAGAGCGTGAACCTCCAGTTCCGGGGAGCGCCCGGGAACTTCATCGTCGTCCAGCCGTACGAGGTCTGA
- a CDS encoding ABC1 kinase family protein codes for MSDLPRKAVTRTAKLAALPLGIAGRATWGFGKRIVGESAELVGRELQQRTAEQLFKVLGELKGGAMKFGQALSVFESALPEEVAGPYRAALTKLQEAAPPMPTRTVHAVLEERLGEGWQELFLEFEDKPAAAASIGQVHRGVWHDGREVAVKVQYPGAGEALLSDLNQLSRFSRLLGPLIPGMDIKPLIAELKDRVSEELDYGLEAQAQQAHAEEFTDDPDVVVPQVVHQSDQVLVTEWMDGIPLSEIISDGTQEQRDRAGQLLARFLFSGPARTGLLHADPHPGNFRLLPGGPEGEDDWRLGVLDFGTVDRLPGGLPATIGESLRMTLDGEAEAVYELLRVEGFVKETIELDPDAVMDYLLPIIEPAQVEEFTFTRGWMRSQAARVADPRSPAYQLGKQLNLPPSYLLIHRVTLSTIGVLCQLGATVRLREELEEWLPGFVWEDPADDEEAVAEG; via the coding sequence ATGTCTGATCTTCCCCGGAAGGCGGTTACCCGGACCGCCAAGCTCGCCGCGCTCCCGCTCGGCATCGCCGGGCGGGCGACCTGGGGATTCGGCAAGCGGATCGTCGGCGAATCCGCCGAGCTCGTCGGCCGCGAACTCCAACAGCGCACGGCCGAGCAGCTGTTCAAGGTGCTCGGCGAGCTCAAGGGCGGGGCGATGAAGTTCGGGCAGGCCCTGTCCGTCTTCGAGTCCGCGCTTCCGGAGGAGGTGGCCGGCCCCTACCGGGCCGCGCTGACCAAGCTCCAGGAGGCCGCGCCGCCCATGCCGACCCGCACCGTGCACGCGGTGCTGGAGGAGCGGCTCGGCGAGGGCTGGCAGGAGCTTTTCCTCGAGTTCGAGGACAAGCCCGCAGCGGCGGCCTCGATCGGCCAGGTCCACCGGGGGGTGTGGCACGACGGCCGCGAGGTGGCGGTCAAGGTGCAGTACCCGGGCGCCGGTGAAGCCCTGCTGTCGGATCTGAACCAGCTGAGTCGCTTCTCGCGACTGCTCGGACCGCTGATTCCCGGCATGGACATCAAGCCGCTGATCGCGGAGCTGAAGGACCGCGTCTCGGAGGAGCTGGACTACGGCCTGGAGGCCCAGGCCCAGCAGGCCCACGCGGAGGAGTTCACGGACGACCCGGACGTGGTCGTGCCGCAGGTGGTCCACCAGTCCGACCAGGTGCTGGTCACCGAGTGGATGGACGGCATCCCGCTGTCGGAGATCATCTCGGACGGCACCCAGGAGCAGCGCGACCGTGCCGGTCAGCTCCTGGCCCGCTTCCTGTTCTCCGGCCCCGCCCGTACGGGCCTGCTGCACGCCGATCCCCACCCGGGCAACTTCCGGCTCCTGCCCGGCGGCCCGGAGGGTGAGGACGACTGGCGCCTCGGCGTCCTGGACTTCGGCACGGTCGACCGGCTCCCTGGCGGCCTGCCGGCCACCATCGGCGAGTCCCTGCGGATGACCCTCGACGGGGAGGCCGAGGCGGTCTACGAGCTGCTGCGCGTGGAAGGGTTCGTCAAGGAGACGATAGAGCTGGACCCGGACGCCGTCATGGACTACCTGCTGCCGATCATCGAGCCGGCCCAGGTCGAGGAGTTCACCTTCACCCGGGGCTGGATGCGGAGCCAGGCGGCCCGTGTCGCCGACCCCCGCTCCCCGGCCTACCAGCTCGGCAAGCAGCTCAACCTGCCCCCGTCCTATCTGCTGATCCACCGGGTGACGCTGAGCACGATCGGAGTGCTGTGCCAGCTCGGGGCGACCGTGCGGCTGCGCGAGGAACTGGAGGAGTGGCTGCCGGGATTCGTCTGGGAGGACCCGGCGGACGACGAGGAAGCAGTGGCGGAGGGGTGA
- a CDS encoding NUDIX hydrolase — translation MSLYDDAVLVLKGYEDQTELRQAYLDHLAEHPNGLWKACHAGHITASALVIDPEGGRVLLTLHKKLRMWLQMGGHCEPGDTSLADAALREATEESGVPGLSLLPGGPVRLDRHPIPPPCHCHFDVQYSVVAPPDAMHAISDESLDVRWFSYDEVPEVADESVVRLLEATRARL, via the coding sequence GTGAGCCTGTACGACGACGCGGTCCTCGTGCTGAAGGGGTACGAGGACCAGACGGAGCTGCGCCAGGCCTATCTGGACCACCTGGCGGAGCACCCGAACGGCCTGTGGAAGGCCTGCCACGCGGGTCACATCACGGCGAGCGCGCTGGTGATCGACCCCGAGGGGGGCCGAGTGCTGCTGACCCTGCACAAGAAGCTGCGGATGTGGCTGCAGATGGGCGGCCACTGCGAGCCCGGCGACACCTCCCTTGCGGACGCGGCCCTGCGCGAGGCGACGGAGGAGTCCGGCGTCCCGGGTCTCTCCCTGCTGCCCGGCGGCCCGGTGCGGCTGGACCGGCATCCGATCCCGCCACCGTGCCACTGCCACTTCGACGTCCAGTACTCGGTCGTGGCACCCCCGGACGCCATGCACGCGATCAGCGACGAGTCACTCGACGTGCGCTGGTTCAGTTACGACGAGGTGCCGGAGGTGGCGGACGAGTCGGTCGTACGGCTGCTGGAGGCCACGCGCGCGAGGTTGTGA